One window of Azospirillum sp. TSH58 genomic DNA carries:
- a CDS encoding methyltransferase domain-containing protein, with product MTSFFTATVHDLGAWSAVNVKATPHAPLARPGWKDPAVLSFALTETNTDGVHWVHWTRTAVSDGEAVSVRMLLRNRDANGLRIRLVCGGWSSNAWISFANSVASRIPADVFEVMMLEPDLFHVQFTIPAFTAGAHYSIGIMLLDGGEATDYPGRGRGVVVEGFSLVPSGSAVAPANPSPQREARGDLKRTERTTLFFSAVNRAYDHFVVPWAFSILYHHDDALVEVCVQGLQNFIVRNDEAIKTLHNIFGTDRLVIREGNFANIIPNTVRFVEVPISNAHYVYIGDIDIFILESNIPEKHLSMMEQTKLPYSNIVRPNSTLMTGLHFSRFDAYYPLPDISDIPLDSTIDENVLYEIVRRKVGALPSPGASFRPVHGIHMSPNRPNLEEKPGLPGWGITPEYISRWLDVTSSEEWLALWPFLSPSFKSVHNRLLNYCLMHQTTGDAATPEALWPGSTWQATQRIRHLLSSFIEENRVGSLCDAGCGNANWVVGITGGIDSYLGIDIDEATLSLARSSCFLPGHRFERGNMMEADYSGYDAVLSHDALSFLSNADILRTIDRMAAGGGRFLMLSTYPALGANMDSPGGAWRPINLTKPPFNLPEPLHLLPERQANPNDPNSSKSIGVWMVSDLLASRADQERAARAGAEQSDALPFDGRGVILPDSQRRYTDLGHHPTTPSFSILRISPSMGPLTGGVSVTIHVPTADLKRLNARQLHARFLGWSSEARADVVCEPTILPGVSVLSCRLPELKAGPPLVNELKQDRVPQVADVVLTDGWNFIGGAQFLYLDPEYDFGGPVLVYPGCERDLEKGMINLDFRPHRKDGLQATLWEFHMGLRAFEADSVDGITISHMMMYVPISQYHEFFKDCFRVLKRGGVLRVTEDNANLHRAFECHYSMSPSSPSTMRQMLEEAGFRVFDQTPHRSVSEFPQIKRFAHPPLWNEGQIRSQGQTRCYFIDAQKIRRGWSLGIYCGRSPFELYDPRLPLKAAGRDFSNPVISHENIPEGVLGHVKGRAMLCADPFLVAANDQFHMFFEMGNQKGAIGHAVSADGLDWRFDQVVLSCDVHMSYPHVFEHEGEFYMIPETVNANQVRLYRARNFPYDWELDTVLLPNQPLADTSIVYWEGQWWLFSYDHRKNGLCLFHSENLRGPYTPHSGNPVVAGAATARNAGRLIVHEGALHRFSQDCVTIYGKMIRCHRVTVLTIQDYAEETIRDPFLRGSGRRYGAWNGKMHHIDLLQVGENAWIAAVDGADAVVPD from the coding sequence ATGACGTCCTTCTTCACCGCAACGGTCCACGATCTCGGTGCCTGGAGCGCTGTGAACGTCAAGGCCACTCCCCATGCGCCCCTGGCGCGGCCCGGGTGGAAGGATCCCGCCGTGTTGTCCTTCGCCCTGACCGAAACGAACACCGACGGAGTGCATTGGGTTCATTGGACCCGGACGGCGGTATCGGATGGCGAGGCCGTGTCGGTGCGGATGCTCCTGCGCAACCGCGATGCCAATGGCCTTCGAATTCGGTTGGTTTGCGGAGGATGGTCGTCGAATGCCTGGATCTCCTTCGCGAATTCCGTCGCATCCCGGATTCCGGCGGATGTTTTCGAGGTCATGATGCTGGAACCCGATCTTTTCCACGTCCAGTTCACGATTCCGGCCTTCACCGCCGGAGCGCATTATTCCATCGGCATCATGTTGCTGGACGGGGGGGAGGCTACTGACTATCCCGGCCGCGGGCGTGGCGTGGTTGTCGAAGGGTTCAGCCTGGTGCCTAGCGGGTCCGCCGTGGCTCCGGCCAATCCATCGCCCCAAAGGGAAGCCCGCGGCGACCTGAAGCGAACCGAACGTACCACCCTGTTCTTTTCCGCCGTCAACCGTGCCTACGATCACTTCGTCGTCCCATGGGCGTTCAGCATCCTGTACCATCATGACGATGCGCTGGTCGAAGTGTGTGTGCAGGGCCTCCAGAATTTTATCGTCCGCAACGACGAAGCGATCAAAACTCTCCACAATATCTTCGGCACGGATCGCCTCGTCATTCGAGAGGGAAATTTCGCGAACATTATTCCGAACACCGTTCGGTTCGTCGAGGTTCCTATTTCCAACGCCCATTATGTCTACATCGGTGACATCGATATCTTCATTCTTGAATCGAATATCCCGGAAAAACATCTTTCGATGATGGAGCAGACCAAGCTCCCCTACAGCAACATCGTGCGTCCCAACTCGACCTTGATGACGGGCCTTCATTTCTCAAGATTCGACGCCTACTATCCTTTGCCCGATATTTCGGACATTCCGCTCGACAGCACCATCGATGAGAATGTGCTTTACGAGATCGTGCGCCGCAAGGTTGGGGCGCTGCCGTCTCCGGGGGCCAGCTTCCGCCCCGTTCATGGCATCCATATGAGCCCCAACCGTCCCAATCTGGAAGAGAAACCGGGGCTGCCCGGGTGGGGCATCACTCCGGAATACATCAGCCGCTGGCTGGATGTGACGTCGTCGGAAGAGTGGCTGGCTCTCTGGCCGTTCCTGTCTCCGTCCTTCAAGTCCGTGCACAACAGGCTTCTCAATTATTGTCTGATGCACCAGACCACGGGCGACGCCGCGACGCCGGAGGCGTTGTGGCCCGGTTCGACATGGCAGGCCACACAGCGGATTCGCCATCTGCTGTCCAGCTTCATCGAGGAGAACCGGGTGGGCAGCCTGTGCGATGCAGGCTGCGGGAACGCGAACTGGGTGGTGGGCATTACGGGCGGCATCGACTCCTATCTCGGGATCGATATCGACGAGGCGACGCTGTCGCTGGCAAGAAGCTCCTGCTTTCTGCCCGGCCATCGCTTCGAACGCGGCAACATGATGGAAGCGGACTACAGCGGTTACGACGCGGTGCTGTCCCATGACGCCCTGAGCTTCCTTTCGAACGCCGACATTCTACGGACCATCGACCGGATGGCGGCGGGCGGTGGCCGGTTTCTCATGCTGTCTACCTATCCGGCCCTTGGCGCCAACATGGATTCTCCCGGCGGTGCGTGGCGTCCGATCAATTTGACAAAGCCTCCGTTCAATCTCCCGGAACCACTCCATCTCTTGCCGGAGCGTCAGGCAAACCCCAACGACCCGAACAGTTCCAAATCCATCGGCGTCTGGATGGTTTCCGATCTTCTGGCCAGCCGGGCCGACCAGGAGCGGGCCGCAAGGGCGGGGGCGGAGCAGTCGGATGCGCTTCCCTTCGACGGTCGGGGCGTCATTCTGCCGGACAGTCAGAGGCGATACACGGATCTGGGGCATCATCCGACGACCCCGTCCTTCAGCATCCTGCGCATCAGCCCCTCGATGGGTCCGCTGACGGGCGGGGTGAGCGTGACGATCCATGTGCCGACCGCGGACTTGAAGCGTCTGAATGCAAGGCAACTCCATGCCCGCTTCCTGGGATGGTCGTCCGAGGCCCGTGCGGACGTGGTTTGCGAACCGACGATCCTGCCCGGTGTCAGCGTCCTGTCCTGCCGGCTTCCCGAATTGAAGGCTGGCCCACCGCTCGTCAACGAACTGAAGCAGGATCGCGTTCCTCAGGTGGCGGACGTCGTTCTGACCGATGGCTGGAATTTCATCGGGGGCGCGCAGTTTCTCTACCTTGATCCCGAATATGACTTCGGTGGACCGGTTCTGGTTTATCCTGGCTGCGAGCGGGATCTGGAAAAGGGCATGATCAATCTCGATTTCCGACCTCACAGGAAGGACGGGTTGCAGGCGACGCTGTGGGAGTTCCACATGGGCCTCCGCGCGTTCGAAGCGGATTCGGTCGATGGGATCACGATTTCCCATATGATGATGTACGTGCCAATTTCGCAATATCATGAATTCTTCAAGGACTGCTTCCGCGTCCTCAAGCGCGGCGGCGTGCTGCGGGTTACCGAAGACAACGCGAACCTGCACCGGGCCTTTGAATGCCATTATTCGATGTCGCCCTCATCCCCCAGCACGATGCGGCAGATGCTGGAGGAAGCCGGCTTCCGGGTCTTTGACCAGACTCCGCACAGGTCGGTGTCGGAGTTTCCCCAGATCAAGCGGTTCGCCCATCCACCCCTGTGGAACGAGGGGCAGATCCGCTCGCAAGGGCAAACCCGCTGCTATTTCATCGACGCCCAGAAGATCCGGCGTGGCTGGTCGCTTGGCATCTACTGCGGACGGTCACCGTTTGAACTCTACGATCCAAGGCTGCCGCTGAAGGCGGCGGGCCGGGATTTCTCGAACCCGGTCATCAGTCACGAGAACATACCAGAAGGGGTCCTGGGCCACGTCAAGGGTCGAGCCATGCTCTGCGCCGATCCTTTCCTGGTGGCGGCCAACGACCAGTTCCACATGTTCTTCGAGATGGGCAACCAGAAGGGGGCGATCGGCCACGCCGTCAGCGCCGACGGCCTGGACTGGCGGTTCGATCAAGTCGTGCTCTCCTGTGACGTGCACATGTCCTATCCCCATGTCTTCGAACATGAGGGTGAGTTCTACATGATTCCGGAAACGGTGAACGCCAATCAAGTGAGGCTCTATCGCGCCCGGAACTTTCCATATGATTGGGAATTGGACACGGTTCTTCTTCCGAACCAGCCTCTTGCTGATACCAGCATCGTGTACTGGGAGGGCCAGTGGTGGCTGTTCAGCTATGACCACAGGAAAAACGGGCTCTGCCTGTTCCATTCCGAGAATTTGCGCGGCCCCTATACGCCTCATTCCGGCAACCCGGTCGTCGCCGGGGCGGCCACCGCTCGGAACGCAGGGCGGCTCATTGTCCATGAGGGGGCGCTTCACCGCTTCTCGCAGGACTGCGTCACGATCTATGGTAAGATGATCCGCTGCCATCGCGTGACAGTTCTGACAATCCAGGACTATGCAGAGGAAACCATCCGTGACCCGTTTCTCCGGGGTTCCGGAAGGCGGTATGGGGCCTGGAACGGAAAGATGCACCATATTGATCTTTTGCAGGTCGGCGAGAACGCCTGGATTGCCGCCGTGGACGGGGCGGACGCCGTCGTCCCGGATTGA
- a CDS encoding CatB-related O-acetyltransferase — MHVITEEVRSRFNRAGINIHPSINRLSDISCFEPPCNVLAYLPYDEFKIGAFTYTQGGTFYKAELGRYCSIAEEVIVGPPNHPVDWLSSNPFQYRADPNGWNSFGWGLYPEKRPSDIKCLNYETISPVVIGSDVWIGRRAMIMGGVTIGDGAIIAANSVVTKDVPPFAIVGGCPARLIRYRFDARTMADLLEIKWWRFASWDLFGIAFNDPRRAIDQIWERVEQQKISEWAPGHIGVTNLR, encoded by the coding sequence ATGCACGTCATCACGGAAGAGGTCAGAAGCCGCTTTAACCGCGCTGGAATTAATATTCACCCTTCCATAAATCGGCTTTCCGATATCTCATGCTTCGAACCTCCTTGCAACGTGCTGGCTTATTTACCGTATGACGAATTCAAGATAGGGGCATTCACTTACACGCAAGGTGGAACATTTTATAAAGCTGAACTTGGACGCTATTGCTCAATTGCTGAAGAAGTGATCGTGGGGCCTCCAAATCATCCGGTGGACTGGCTCTCCTCAAATCCCTTTCAATATCGCGCCGACCCGAACGGTTGGAACTCGTTCGGTTGGGGGCTGTATCCGGAAAAACGCCCAAGCGACATAAAGTGCCTCAACTATGAGACGATCAGCCCTGTTGTGATCGGCTCAGACGTGTGGATTGGGCGACGGGCCATGATAATGGGGGGAGTCACGATCGGTGACGGCGCCATCATCGCAGCCAACTCGGTGGTTACCAAGGATGTCCCGCCCTTTGCAATCGTTGGCGGCTGCCCGGCACGGTTGATCCGCTACCGTTTCGACGCCAGGACTATGGCGGACCTGCTCGAAATCAAATGGTGGCGGTTCGCTTCCTGGGACCTGTTCGGGATTGCCTTTAATGACCCAAGAAGGGCCATTGACCAGATTTGGGAAAGAGTGGAGCAGCAAAAAATTTCGGAATGGGCGCCGGGTCACATCGGCGTGACCAATCTACGCTAA